The DNA window TTTCGATAAAAGTAGAAAGGCCCATAACGGCCGGAATGCCAATGGATTTGGCCAAAATAGCCACGTGAGAAGACGCCCCGCCAGAAGGAGAAATAATGGCCTTGGTAATTTGCGGGTCCATTTCCACAAAATCGGAAATACTCCAAAAATCGGCCATCAAAATGCAGGGCTCGTTGGGAGCAAAGGCTTCACTGGGCATATGGCTGCCGTAAATCAGGCGATCGGTAATTTTACGCCCTACATCATGAATATCGTAAGCGCGTTCACGGATATACTCGTCTTCAGCCATCGCCATGGTTTCGGTATATTTACGGATAATAATTTCTACGGCCTTAAGAGCCGAATGCCCTTTATCTATCTCATTTAAAATTTCGTCTTTAAAAGCCGCACTCTCAAGCACCATTTGGTAGGCATCAAAAATGGACATTTCTTCCAAACCAAATTTCTTTTTGGCCTTGGCAATAGTTTCACGCACTTCTTCTTCTACCCATCTAAAAGCTTCCATCAGCCTCATTTTTTCTACATCGGGCGAAAGATTATTTTGCTCGGTTATCGCCATGTGCTGCACAGGACGATGCAATGTTTTAACCCCGGCCATGGCAATACCCGGCGAAGACCCAATCCCTACATGCATAGCCCCTTTAGAACGTTTGAGCAGCTCGGGGCCAATTTTTTTAGTATCGTCTTTTTGAGAAAGGGTTCCAAAAGTTCCTAATAACTTTGCTTTTTCAATCACATTGACGGCCGGAATGGCCAAGGTCATCATCAAATGCACAGTTTGCGACGAAAATTTTACGGGTTTAATATTTTGAACCACCAACACGCCAATGGGCTTGCGATTGTAAATAAGGGGAACCGAAAGAAATGAGGCGTATCTTTCTTCGCCTGTGCCGGGGAAATATTTAAACTTTTTACTCCGTCGGCCCGTAGCCATGGATATAGGCTTAAGCCATTCCATGGTCATCCCCACCAAACCCTCGCCCACCTTCATGCGCACGGTGCCAATAGCATCGCGGTTTAAACCTTTGGTGGCCGATAGAACCAATTCTTGGGTCATGTGATTAAGCATGTACAACGAGCACACGTCGGTTTTTAAAATATTGGCAATTTTTTCAACCAATAATTCCAAAACCCGTCCAATATCGTCTTCTCCATGGCATAATTGGCCTAAAGCTAAAATTTCGGTGGTTACATCCTCATGCGGAATGGTGTGAATCTTCATAGGAAAGTTTTACAGTAATAGAAATAAAGTCATTTGTCACTTAACGATTTATCCTCTTGAAAAGTGAACAACAGCGGTGCTAGCAAAAAAGAATGTCTCTCTTTAACCCACCACCCCCACTGGCAGAACGCCTCAGACCTCAAAGTCTGTCCGAGTTTAAAGGGCAGGAACATTTGCTAGGATCCAATAAACTGCTTAAACAAGTTTTTGAGAGCGACTTTACACCATCACTTATTTTTTGGGGACCACCGGGTAGCGGCAAAACAACACTGGCGCGTTTACTGGCCACAAAAAAACAGTGCGCTTTTATTGCATTGTCGGCTGTAACCAGCGGGATTAAAGATTTAAAAGACGCCACAGACCAGGCCAAATCCCATTTGGCCATGGGTAAAAAAACAATTCTCTTTATAGACGAAATTCACCGTTTTAATAAAACTCAACAAGATGCTCTATTGCCTCATGTAGAAAACGGAACGTTTATCTTGGTAGGTGCCACAACCGAAAACCCGTCGTTTGAATTAAACCGCGCCCTCCTCTCGCGCTGCAAGGTGATTGTGCTAGAGCCATTAACACCGCAAAGCCTGGGCGAAATTATAGACGAGGCTTTAAACGCTTCGCGCGGATTGAGTAATAAAAAAATAGAACTTTTACCCGAAGCCAAACAATTTTTAATTGATTCCTCCGAAGGCGATGCGCGCAAGCTGCTTAATACTTTAGAAATTGTTTCTGAAATTAAAAAACAAAATGAAGCGGTAGATGTAAAGCTAGTGGAAGAAGCGCTGCAAAAAAAGGCACTAGCCTACGATAAAAAAGGTGAAGAGCATTACAATGTGATCAGTGCTTTTATTAAAAGCATGAGGGATTCTGATCCCGATGCGGCGGTTTATTATTTAGCAAGGATGATGGAAGCCGGTGAAGATCCTTTGTTTATTGCAAGACGCTTGGTAATTTTTGCCAGCGAAGATATTGGAAACGCCAACCCCAATGCCGTAACGCTGGCCATGAGCTGCATGCAGAGTTACGATTTTGTAGGGTTCGCCGAAGGCTGGATTCCGCTCTCGCAATGTGCCACGTATTTAGCCGGCAGCCCCAAAAGCAATGCCAGTTACATGGCTTATAAAAAAGCCAAAGGCGATGTGCTGGAACATGGGGCTTTGGCTGTACCCATGAATATTAGAAATGCTCCCACCAAATTGATGAAAGAATTAGGTTACGGCAAAGGCTACGAGTACGCACACGATCAAGTGGATAATTTTTCTACCCAACAACATTTGCCCGATAAACTAACCCACAAAAAATATTATAACCCCACCGAAAACGGCTACGAAAAGCATATTAAGGCTTATTTGGAGAAGATTGAGGAAAAGAAAAAATAAATTCTTCCTTTTAAGCAGGAGAAACCATCAGATTTATTTTTGAGTTTATCTTACCCAAAACCTTAAAATCACGTTTCACCATAAAGGCCGTGGGATAAGACCCATAACAATCCTTGGCCACTTGTGCGGCACTTAGTTGAGGTTTTTGACAAAAAAGGGCCCACATATCGGAGCGATAGGTGGGCCCCATCAAAATCCGGAATTTGTAAGGCAAATGTATTTTGGCCAACTCTTCCGGAGGCAAAATATCACCAGGGCGATGACGCAAAACTTTTTGAGGAATTCTTAAACATGTTTTTTTAAACCGCTCGTCCTCCCCATTTTTTTTAATTAAAAAATCGGTTCTATCCCCTAAAAAATCAAACCGTTTTTTAGGAGAAAGCTTTTTCAGCTTAGTAAAACGGATATCACTTTTAAACCACTCGCCAATAGCAGCCCAGAAAACAGAAAATAAAAAGGTTTGTTGTGGTGCTAATTGTAAAATAATTTGCACTAGGCGATCGGCATTGATGCGCAAAGAATGGATTTCTATCCAATCAACCAAAAGCGATAAAATTCGTCCGTCCCCGGCAAGTCCTTCGATAGAGGCTGCTATCAAAGTGTTTTCGATATTGGCATTTTTGTAAGGAGTCCCACCAAGCAAAAATCCAATTCCTATAAGATGCGAAGTCAACTCTTCTCCACTAGCTAAAGTATGAGGCAGAATGGATCTTTTAAAACTCATACCCCAACTCCCTAGCCAGACTTTTGAAAGACGCTTTAACATGAACAGGCCACCCAGGATTTTGATCTTGTTCTTCTACCCACTTCATCGATTCAATCAATTCGGCAAGCGTGGGTTTAAGCATTTTACAATCGCTTCTATCTTGTTCCCTATCACAAAAAGCAAACAACTTTGACTTTAGCAGGTCAGACCTTCCTAAAGAATAAAGGGTGATGGATTGCCCCAAAAAAACAAGCTCTGTTCTTTTGAGCCAACCCTGAGGAAGATTTTTGCGCAGTGATTCCGGCCCATTATTGAACCAGTCTTTTTTAAGGCGTTCATTTCCAGACTTATTTTTTGTTTCGGCAAATTCCTGGGCCAGCAAAATAATTTGTTTTGGCAAAATAGGATCAAGAACATCTATATCTTGGGTTTCACGGGCAATCACCCCCAAAAGCGACAACGCCCCACCTCCAATAATGACTCCCGAAAAAGAACATCCTTTTTGATTAAGAAACCGATCAAACTCTTTTAATGTCTCTTTGGGCTGCATAGTATAATTATATAATATACTTTTAATAAAAAAGTCAATATAAAATAATAGCTTATGTTTATTTTAAAAAACCAACCCAAAAACGGACACCTTAACCAATGAAGGATTGAGTGAATGGTTTAATCTTGTAGGAGAATCTCTGCGTTACGGCGATGAATGGAATAACAACGATCAAATTGAATGGGTAACAGCATCCGCTATAGATTCCCCTCAATTTAAAAAACCCTATGCCGAGCAATATTTTGACCCTATGGGCTATGCACTTCAAAAAGCCGCTTATCAATTAGCCCATATTTGGGACGATTTAACAAAACACCCGCAATTTGATGCGGATGTTGCCGCTAAAATTAATGAGGATCATGTACGTTTTTTTACTTTAGCTATTATGGGCGCTTCTCATTATTTTGTTTAAAAACTCTAGATCTCCCGTTCCAACTTTTTGAGCGTTTCTTCCAACCCCACCAAAAAATCGCGCAGCACTTTTTTTACTTTTAAATTGCCCGCGGCTCGTTTGCGGGAAAGGACTTCGGTTAAGAGAGAAATTTTTTTAGAAGCATCCGCAAGCTCCATTGCTTTTACATCCTCCGCCATTTTATTTAGTCCGTCCAAAAAAAGACCAGCCGTATCGTCACGTAAGCCCTGGCCGTAATAAATATCGAGTAAGTTTTCTAAGATGGGCTTTGCATGCGCTATATGTTTTTTTATAAAAATAGGGGAAATTTTAAATTCTAACTTTGGTTTATCATCCTCTTTCAAAAACTCTTCCAAAGGCTCGTTTAGTTTTTCAAGAGAATCCGATTTTTCTATAAATAAATGGGGTTCTAGCGCGTAAGCTTCACAATATTCTAAATATTCTCCGTAGCTCACGGCCGAAAACAGACAGATGGTGGCCTTGATATCAGGATAAGATTCTAGTGTATCGTCGAATACTGTAAAAAAAGCATCTTCGTTAAAAAGAACATCACCTACAATCATCACTTTTTTACGCGCAAGTTCCTTTTTATTTTTTTCCACATAGTCTTTCCATTCTTCCAAGGTGTAAAAAAGTTGGTATTTTAATAAATCTCCTTTTTTTTGCGTTCTTTTTTGCGACTTAATATGATCTTTTATGCTTTGGGCTTGGCTTACATCGGCAGATACAATGAAGATGAGGTATTCCATGCAGACTTACTCAATACCATATTTGGCAAGCTTGTTATACAGCGTTTTGCGGCCAATTTTAAGAACCTGTGCCGCTTCACTACGGTTACCATCCACCGCTTTTAATACCCGGATGATGTATTCTTTTTCAATATCATCCAAGGGGCGTGTTGCGTCATGAAAAATGGCAGAATTTTCTTCAACTTCTCCTGCGGTATCGGCCGAAAAAATAATATCTTCAGGTAAAATTAAATCGGTTTTGGCCAGTAACATGGCACGTTCCATGGTATTTTCAAGCTCACGCACATTGCCAGGCCAGGAATAATCAATAAACATTTTAAGCGCACTTTGCGAAATACCTTTTACCTGATTATTGTGCATTTTTTGAAAATTTTCTAAAAAGTAATCTACAAAAAGCGGGATATCCTCTTTACGGTCTTTTAAGGCCGGCAACTCAATTTGCATGGCATTAAGCCGGTAGTATAAATCTTCTCTAAAAAGTTTTTGCTCCATTCTCATTTTTAAATCGTGGTTAGTAGCCGCAATAATACGCACATCTACTTTTTCTACTTGTGTTGCACCTAGCGGCCTAATTTCTTTTTCTTGCAGGGCACGTAAAATTTTGGGCTGAATGGTAATGGGCATATCACCAATTTCATCCAGCATAATGGTTCCTTGATGTGCTTCGCTAAAAAGGCCAGGTTTAGCCATACGCGCGTCGGTAAAAGCACCTTTTCTATAACCAAACAATTCACCTTCTAGCAGGGCCTCGGGGATAGCCGAGCAATTAATAGCCACAAATTTTTGATTGGCGCGCGGCGAGCTACGGTGAATGGCACGGGCAATCATTTCTTTACCCGCCCCGCTAGGCCCCGTGATAAGAATGTTAACCGAACTGCCACGAATGCGTTCAATAAGATCGTAAATCTTTTTCATGGCGGGCGATTTACCTACTAAACCATGATAATATTCTTCGGCGGGCTTTTCTTTTTTAAGACGAATAATTTCGGTACGCAAATAACCATAATCGAGCGCTTTTTGAACAAGAAGCGGTAGTTTTTCGGGATGGATGGGTTTTTGCAACACATCAAAAGCACCATGCCGCATGGCTTCTACAGCTTCATCTACATTGCCCGTATCGGTTAAAAAAATGATGGGAACTTCAGGGTGCTGCGCACGCATGTAATCAAGCACATTAAGCCCGGTATGATGTCCAATAGCATGATCCAGCACCACAGCACTGTAGGTATTAAGCGAAAAAATCTTTTGAACCTCTTCAAAATTTTTGCACCAATCCACACCTTTGTAGCCCGCATGATCGAGCACTTCCATAGCAAGCGCCCCTGCAAAAGGATGGTCTTCCACCAGTAAAATTGGGTTTTTATAGGGACTTTTCACGTTGTGTCATTTTAACACAGGCGTGTTTAAAAGAAGAAGCTAAATATGGGTATTTTTATACAGGCATTTACGGATATGGGGATAAATATTTAACTATATGAAATTAAATAGCTTTTTTAAGAGACGCTACAAATCGTGATAAACTTTTATGAAGGGTACTCGTGTTTTTGGCATTTTTCTCAATCAGCTTAATGAGCGCCGAACCAATCACCACGCCATCGGCATGATGCGCAATTTCTCGCACTTGTTCCGGTTTGGAAATTCCAAATCCCACGACTACCGGGCGACTTGTAACACCCTTGATACGCAACACCTGAGAGGAAAGCTCATCATTAATAGAGAGCTTGGCGCCTGTTATACCCGTCATCGATACATAATAAATAAAACCCGAACCTTTATGCGCAGCTTTTTTAATGCGCTCATCGGTGGAGGTAGGAGCCAGCAAGAAAACAAGATTAATACCGTGAGCTTTGAGAATTTTATTCAAATCATCCGCCTCATCCGGTGGTAAATCGACAATTAGCACTGCATCCACACCGGCATCTTTAGCTTTTTTAGCAAACACCTCATGCCCCATCACAAAAATGGGATTGTAATAACCCATGAGGAGTAGCGGCACTTGGGATTTTTTACGGATTCTGGTGACAAGCGCAAAAATTTTATCGATAGACGATCCTTTTTTAAGGGCGCGTTCATACGATAACTGAATTACCGGGCCATCGGCCATGGGGTCCGAAAAAGGAATGCCAAGCTCAATAATATCCGCCCCGGCTTTTTCGAGCGTATAAACAAGCTTTTCTGTTTCGGCCAAATTGGGATCGCCAGCCGTAATAAACGTAACCAGCGCTTTTTTGCCGGCTTTTTTTAATTCCTTAAATTTTTGATCAATACGCGACATATTTTACAATTTCACCTTCATCACCTGGGCCACGGTTCCCATATCTTTATCGCCACGACCAGATAAATTAACCACAATCACTTCGTGTGATTTTGTTTTTTTAGCTAACTCCGGAAGATACGCCACGGCATGGGCACTTTCTAACGCCGGGATAATCCCTTCCACTTGCGTGAGCATTCTAAAACCTTCCATGGCCTGGTCATCGGTAATGGGCACATACTCGGCACGGCCCGATCGTTTAAAATAAGCATGCTCCGGACCAACACCGGGATAATCGAGACCCGCCGAAATAGAATGTGTGGGCAACACCTGGCCATCTTTATCACTCATGAGATATGTTTTGTTGCCGTGCAAAACCCCCACCGTACCGGCACACATGGAAGCCGCTGTTTGCTTGGTGTTAACACCAAGTCCCGCAGCCTCAAGCCCAATCATTTTGGTATTCGTGTTTTTATAATACGGATAAAAAAGCCCCATAGCATTAGAACCACCACCTATACAGGCCACCACATAGTCGGCTTCTTTTTCTCCAATTTCCTTTAATTGCTTTTTCACTTCGGTACCAATGATGGATTGAAAATCACGCACCATGGTAGGATAAGGATGTGGGCCCGCTACCGTACCAATACAATAAAATGTATTGCGCACATTGGTTACCCAATCACGCAGTGCTTCGTTCATGGCATCTTTTAAGGTTTTGGTTCCGCTTGTTACCGCATGCACTTTGGCCCCTAAAAGTTTCATTCGAAATACATTGAGCGACTGACGATGCACATCTTCTTCACCCATATACACTTCACATTGAAGATCAAGTAGAGCACACAGTGTTGCCGTGGCCACACCATGCTGGCCGGCACCCGTTTCGGCAATCACGCGGGGTTTCCCCATTTTTTTAGCCATGAGGCATTGGCCCAAAGTGTTATTCACTTTATGAGCACCGGTATGGCACAAATCTTCACGTTTAAAATAAATTTTTCCACCACCCAGTTTTTTGGTGAGTTTTTCGGCAAAATAGAGGGGAGTTGGACGGCCAATGTAATGCTTGGCGTAGTAAGCAAATTCCTTTTTAAAATCTTTGGATTTTCCTATTTTTTTATAAGCCTCTTCCAGCTCTAAAAGAGCGGGCATAAGGGTTTCGGCCACATAACGACCACCAAAAATACCAAAATGACCGTGTTTATCGGGTAAAGTAGCCATAGAGCTGTTGCGTAACAAAGAAAAAAGCTTATGGCAAGGGTTTCAGTGATGCAGAAAAAGCAAACTAACTCACTATTTTGGGACGTAAGGTTTGAGCTTTGGCAATAGCAATAAACTTTTCCAGTTTGGTACGGTCTTTAATGCCGGGCGCACTCTCCACCCCGCTTGCCACATCTACAGCATAGGGTTGTACAGATTGAATGGCCGTTGCAATATTATCGGGATTAAGCCCTCCCGATAAAAAAAGCTCCCCGTATTTTTTGGCTTCGCGCGCTAAATCCCAGTTAGATACAATACCGGTACCACCAAAAGCTTTTTCAACGTAGGAATCAACCAATAACCATGGGCTTTCATACTTGGAAATTTCTTCCAAATCTTTTTCTTCTTTTAACCTAAAAGCCTTTAACCACGGACGCCCCACGGCATTACAGTAGTCGGCTGTTTCATCGCCATGAAACTGTACAAAATCGAGCTCAAGCGCTACCGCCAAATCAATTACTTTTTCAACTTGCTCATTTACAAAAACACCCACTTTTTTAACAGACGAAGGGATGTCTTGAATAATATCATCGGCTGCCTCAGGTTCTATATAACGTTTAGAATCGGGATAAAAATTAAAACCCAAAAAATCGGCCCCTAATTCCACGGCATCGAGCGCGTCATCTAAATTCGTTATTCCGCAAATTTTAACTAAAACCGACATAACTTATCCTATCATTTCCCGTAATTTTTTACCGATATCTTTTTCGCGCATGAGTGATTCACCAATCAAAAAACCATCGTAGCCCGCTTCCATCAGCTTTACACAATCATCATGTGTATTAAGCCCCGATTCGGTTATACGCTTAAAGCTTTGAGGAAACTCTTTTACCAAATCGTAAGACGTTTGAAGACTTGTTTTAAAGTTTTTTAAATCACGGTTGTTTACGCCCAAAATATGCGGTGGCAACTTGGCCGCTCTCTTCCATTCGGCCTGGTTATGAATTTCTACCAAAACGCTCATCCCTAATTCACGCGCTAATTGCTGAAAATCTTTTAGCTGATGATCATCCAGCGCCGCAACAATAAGGAGCACCGCATCAGCTCCATGAGCTCGTGCTTCATGGAATTGATACTCCTCAATCATAAAATCTTTACGCAAGCACGGTAGACTGACCTGTTTTTTAATTTGCACAAGATAGTTAAGCGAGCCCATAAAAAAATGCTCGTCGGTTAAAATAGATAAGGCCTTGGCACCATTATCTTGATAAATATGGGCCGTATCCAGTGCGTTAAAATCTTGGCGAATAATTCCCTTAGACGGCGATGCCTTTTTTACTTCGGCAATAATGTTGATAGAGCCTTTTTGAAAATTTCCCAAAAAGTCACGCGCCGGCTCGGCATCGTGCGCCTTCTTTTTAACATCGGCAAGAGGCACACGTCGTTTTTGCGAAGCCACTTCGTCGCGTTTATACTCTAAAATTTTATCTAGGGTGTTTTGCATTTAATGCGTCATTTCTATCAAAGCTTCTAATTTTTGATACGCTTTACCGCTGCTAATAGAGCCCTGTGCCAAAAGTAATCCGTCTTTAAAATTATTGGCAAGTCCGGCCACCATAAAACCCAAAGCGGCGTTAAGATGCACACAATGATCAATTGCCTCCGAATGTCCTTTTAAAACATGGCGTAACCTTTTGGCATTTTCTGCAGGCCCACCACCTTTTAAATTATCTAGCTGACACGGCGCATACCCCACACTTTGTGGATCAAATGTTTCTTTTGTAATGATCCCGTTTTTAATAAATGCAATTTGTGTGGTACCTGTAAGTGTCACCTCATCCAACCCATCACTGCCATGTACCACCGCGCCCTGGGTAACACCTAATTGAGCTAGTACTTTAGAGATTATATCTAAAAGACGTGCATCATAAACACCCATAACCTGCTTTTTGGCATTTGCAGGATTTAAGAGTGGACCCAAAATATTAAAAATTGTTTTTTGCGCTAACTCTTTACGGATGGGGGCTACATTTTTTAGAGTTTGATGATACTGAGGGGCAAATAAAAAACCGATGCCAATATTATCAATGCAGCGCGCCACAATTACGGGAGAAGCATCAATATTGACACCCAATTCTTTTAATACATCGCTGCTACCGGAATTAGAACTAACAGCACGGTTGCCATGTTTAGCCACTCGTACTCCGCCACCGGCTAGCACAAAAGCTGTGGCCGTCGAAATATTAAACGTATTTTTTCCATCACCACCCGTACCGCAAGTATCCAGCACATCCGGGTTTTGAAGCGTAATTTTTTGGCTCTTACTTCGTAAAAAACGGGCAGCTCCTAAAATTTCATCGGCCGTTTCTTTTTTAGCGGAAAGTGCTTTTAAAAACCGCTTGATAAGTTCGGCATCTTCGGTTCCGGACAATAAAAAACTCATCGCTTCTTCCATTTGCGAAGCAGAAAGATTCTGACTCGATTCAACATGAGTCACAAATTTTAACAATAATTCGTTCATATTTGATTCATTTGTCATACGGTCCAACTGAGACAGACCGGGGTGACGACGGACTACGATGCCTTGCGCTGAAGATCTTTTTTCCAGCCGCTGCGTTTTTGGATTTCGGTTACCGTACGTTCATACTCGGCATCGGCTTCTGCCACTGTTTTGCCTAACTCATTGGCCCACACCTGGCATAAGGTTTTATACCACGGCTGGCCATGATCGGCACGCGACAAATATAACGGAATACGACGTAAAATAAAATCTTCCACATGAATAACCATACCGGTACGAATTTGATATCTTAATTCAGCTTCTAGAAGCGGAAAACCAGCCGGATCGGCCTGGCTTGAAGGATGTAATTTGGCCAAATTCATAATATCGATGGCCCCTAAACCATAACGATCTATCAATACTTGCGGTACAATTTGCGTCAGCGACGCAAGAGTAGAAAGCGACTCTTTTGTTGTAAGCGGGTTTACAGGTTCTTTAGTGTTACTTTTTGCACTTTGAGGAGCCGCATAATCTACAATTTCGGCCGCCATCGTACGGTGAGTGGTGTATTTACCGCCACAAACAACAACCGTATCACCAGGGCCTGTGCCAATATGATGCTCGCGGCTTACCTTTTGCAATTTGGAGACAATAGAAACTTCCGGAGTATCATGATCGGGAAGCCCAACCTGTGGGCCCATAAGCGGTCGAACACCAACATAAGCACTCACAATATCATCAAGAGTTAGCTTTAATTTAGGGAAATAAATATTGAGCAAATTAAGCAAATACTCAACATCATCATCGCCCACTACCGTTTCTTCAGGGTTGTTGGGGCTTGGGCCATCGGTGGTACCCACCAAGGCCATACCTTCGCCAAAATCGGGACGAGGAATAATAAAGGAAATGCGACCATCTTCGGGATGCGCCATGACCACAGCCCCCGGAACAGGCAAACGCTTCATGTTAAAAAGTAAATGCGCCCCCTTACTGGGCATAAGGTGTTTTTTCCAGCCCGGAAACATTTTTTCTCCAAACATATCGGTCCATGGTCCGGCACAAATCACCACTTTTTTAGCTTTAATCTGAAAAGTAGATCCGCCTTCTAAATCTTTTACCACAAAACCCATCACCTTATTACCAGACCATACCGGTTCGGTGGCTTCGGCATAATTAATACAAGCGGCACCAGAAACACTTGCAGCGCGCAAGGTTTCAATGGCCAAGGCATCATCCCACATGCTGGCATCATAATATGAAAAACCGCCCTTCAGTCCATTTTCATTTAGACCAGGAATCTCCAAAACCATTTTTCTTTTTGATAAGGTTTTATGCATGCCCGGCGCACGAAAAAGTGCCAGCATATCGTAGAGCCACATACCCATCATCAAAAGACCTTTGCCATGAGAATCGCGCTTGTATACAGGCATGTAAAATTTAAGCGGTTTTACCAAATTGGGCGAACTTTTTAAAAGATGTTTACGCTCAGAAAGCGCTTCAAACACCAGTTTAAATTCCATATTTTGTAAATAACGAAGCCCACCATGAATGAGCTTGGACGAACGAGAGGATGTACCCCAGGCAAAATCGTGTTTTTCAACTAAAGCCACTTTAAGACCACGACTAACTGCATCACGTGCGGTGGCAGCCCCAGTAATACCCCCCCCAATAATAAGGAGGTCAAACTCCTCGGTTTTAAGGCGCTCCATGGCCACAGACCTGGTTTTAATGGAAAATTCGGTTTGGTAGAATTTTTGCTGCACAAGGCGTATTAATTTGATATTCACCTCTTGTCAAACGCTATGAATGTTGAATTTATTAGTCAAAATTTAAAAAACAGCTGGTTAGGGAAAAGTATTTATTTAAAAAATGAAATCAATTCCACTAACACCTGGGCCAAGGATAATATTAAAAACGAAAAACGGGGTGCTGTTTTTATAGCCAATCACCAAACAAACGGCCGGGGCCTAAAAAACAGGGCATGGGAAGCCCCAGCAGGTAAAAATATTCTGCTCTCATTTATTGATATTCCCCCACAAAATCCGGAACAGGCCCACCATTTAACCTTGTTAGCTGGCATTGCATTACATGAAGCGGTTTTACAAACTGGAAACACACATGCTACGCTTAAATGGCCTAACGATTTACTGATAAACAGTAAAAAAGCGGGGGGGATTTTGTGCGAACAAAAAGAAAACAAAATTGTGGTGGGTATTGGCCTTAATGTAAATAGCACCAAAACAGATTTTTCCCCGGCCGTCCAGGCCATATCAACCAGTCTGTTTGACGAAAGTGGAAAAGAAGAAAAACGCGAAACTATTATTACCCATATCCTTAATGCCTACGAATTTTTTAGATCACAATACGACATACAAGGAATTTCATTTTTAAAGGCTGAATGGAATAAAAGAAACGGTATTATGGGAAAAACCGTGCGCATTATAGAGGTAGATAATGAATACACCGGTACAGCTATGGGGCTAGATGACCAAGGTTTTTTGCTGGTAAAAACCCAAAACGAGCTTAAACAAGTGATTGCAGGAGATTTATTTTTGGTTTAAGGAACTGTCATGCTACTGGCTATAGACATCGGTAACACCAATACGGTTTTAGGCCTCTATAAAGGCGAAAAACTCATCCATAACTGGAGGCTTGAAACAAAAAAAGAGCGAACCGGTGATGAGTGGGGTATTTTTTTAAAAGAACTCTTTCAATTTGAAAAAATTAAGCTGGAAGATTTAAGCGGCGTTGTCATTTCCAACGTGGTGCCTGTTCTCAATCGTTCCATGAAAGAAATGTGCGCCCGTTACCTTAAAAAAACGCCTGTTATGGTAGGAGCCGAAATTAATATCGACATGCCGATTGCTACCGATAACCCCAGTGAAGTAGGCGCAGACCGT is part of the bacterium genome and encodes:
- the ptsP gene encoding phosphoenolpyruvate--protein phosphotransferase, encoding MKIHTIPHEDVTTEILALGQLCHGEDDIGRVLELLVEKIANILKTDVCSLYMLNHMTQELVLSATKGLNRDAIGTVRMKVGEGLVGMTMEWLKPISMATGRRSKKFKYFPGTGEERYASFLSVPLIYNRKPIGVLVVQNIKPVKFSSQTVHLMMTLAIPAVNVIEKAKLLGTFGTLSQKDDTKKIGPELLKRSKGAMHVGIGSSPGIAMAGVKTLHRPVQHMAITEQNNLSPDVEKMRLMEAFRWVEEEVRETIAKAKKKFGLEEMSIFDAYQMVLESAAFKDEILNEIDKGHSALKAVEIIIRKYTETMAMAEDEYIRERAYDIHDVGRKITDRLIYGSHMPSEAFAPNEPCILMADFWSISDFVEMDPQITKAIISPSGGASSHVAILAKSIGIPAVMGLSTFIENIREGDKLIVDGTSGVVIVNPEPETQRLYQKEMLSSQKAQQLYLKTARKPSKSMGGKRIMVGANMGMISHIEEAQKSGAEEIGLYRTELPFLIRKTLPTEDEQYLLYSKVLKAMDGRPVTFRTLDIGGDKYVPYLQLPHEANPFLGWRSIRISLDREDLFRIQLRALLRASVHGPTRLMFPMISSVDEIRKVKDILRDVKKELLSQKKKIDRNVPIGIMVEVPAAVVIAESLIREVNFFSIGTNDLVQYVLAVDRNNAKVAKLYNSLHPAVLNMIAQTVKIASKHGKSVTICGEMASHPLSVAFLTGIGIPGLSMSVPLIAKIKYLVNRLDAKKLKKLSKKALHAATASEVTQIFVTYFKNEGLEEFLPQSKMPEITSF
- a CDS encoding replication-associated recombination protein A, which encodes MSLFNPPPPLAERLRPQSLSEFKGQEHLLGSNKLLKQVFESDFTPSLIFWGPPGSGKTTLARLLATKKQCAFIALSAVTSGIKDLKDATDQAKSHLAMGKKTILFIDEIHRFNKTQQDALLPHVENGTFILVGATTENPSFELNRALLSRCKVIVLEPLTPQSLGEIIDEALNASRGLSNKKIELLPEAKQFLIDSSEGDARKLLNTLEIVSEIKKQNEAVDVKLVEEALQKKALAYDKKGEEHYNVISAFIKSMRDSDPDAAVYYLARMMEAGEDPLFIARRLVIFASEDIGNANPNAVTLAMSCMQSYDFVGFAEGWIPLSQCATYLAGSPKSNASYMAYKKAKGDVLEHGALAVPMNIRNAPTKLMKELGYGKGYEYAHDQVDNFSTQQHLPDKLTHKKYYNPTENGYEKHIKAYLEKIEEKKK
- a CDS encoding sigma-54 dependent transcriptional regulator, with translation MKSPYKNPILLVEDHPFAGALAMEVLDHAGYKGVDWCKNFEEVQKIFSLNTYSAVVLDHAIGHHTGLNVLDYMRAQHPEVPIIFLTDTGNVDEAVEAMRHGAFDVLQKPIHPEKLPLLVQKALDYGYLRTEIIRLKKEKPAEEYYHGLVGKSPAMKKIYDLIERIRGSSVNILITGPSGAGKEMIARAIHRSSPRANQKFVAINCSAIPEALLEGELFGYRKGAFTDARMAKPGLFSEAHQGTIMLDEIGDMPITIQPKILRALQEKEIRPLGATQVEKVDVRIIAATNHDLKMRMEQKLFREDLYYRLNAMQIELPALKDRKEDIPLFVDYFLENFQKMHNNQVKGISQSALKMFIDYSWPGNVRELENTMERAMLLAKTDLILPEDIIFSADTAGEVEENSAIFHDATRPLDDIEKEYIIRVLKAVDGNRSEAAQVLKIGRKTLYNKLAKYGIE
- the trpA gene encoding tryptophan synthase subunit alpha; translated protein: MSRIDQKFKELKKAGKKALVTFITAGDPNLAETEKLVYTLEKAGADIIELGIPFSDPMADGPVIQLSYERALKKGSSIDKIFALVTRIRKKSQVPLLLMGYYNPIFVMGHEVFAKKAKDAGVDAVLIVDLPPDEADDLNKILKAHGINLVFLLAPTSTDERIKKAAHKGSGFIYYVSMTGITGAKLSINDELSSQVLRIKGVTSRPVVVGFGISKPEQVREIAHHADGVVIGSALIKLIEKNAKNTSTLHKSLSRFVASLKKAI